tcacctaaaatgagtttaaatgtatttgaatgttaaaatgatattaaatatatttatgagtatttaataatttgagatgagtttttgagttgagataaatttaataatttgagaattgaatatttagaaGTTAgccttaacttaaaattaaattaaacggAATTAAATTTAGTTGAGTCTAACAATTAAACAAAACttaaatatatggtatataaataatgagcaaaaatatttatttaatttaacgagaataaaaataaaaaaataatatataatgtaggATTGAGTAGAAATACACTGAAATAAAACGCAACATCAGAGACCAGCTTTTTtatattctcttaaaaaaaaaatgttacttttGGAAAAAATTGTGCTGACACTTTTACCCCGATGCCATTATACAAAAGTAGTCATATGGAACACACAGTCAACAAGCAGCCGGTGGGTTTATTAGACATTTCCCGTCAAATGTAATCCCAATAGCAGTGCTGTGCCCCTAATAAGCCCAGGCATGCTGCACACAGGGAGGGCAGAGGGAAAAAGATGTCTAAAAACGACAGCTCGAGCGATTGTTTAAAGAGATAGCGAGCTGCGGCTCGTGAAAGCTCCTCATCAAACCCAAAAGTACACACCCCTTATTAGtttctctgctctctctctctctctggatcTTTTTCCTCTCCACCATCTGAGTTCTGACGGTCCCTCAGTGTACCATACGATACAACTCAATTCACCTCTGCTGGCATGGCCCAGTGTCAGGTCACTGCTTTGCTTTTCTAACCTCCCCCCGCTCCCCCTCCCAGTCTTCTTCACTCTCTTACTTCACCTCTGATTCTCTGAACAAAtcgtatctctctctctctctgttcccTCAACCGCAGCGACACGCCTATAATAGTTTGAAACAGTGTTTTTTTTACGATCGAAGTTGCGATGGATGGGCTTTAGAGGGTACGAATGGAAATGGGTTCGAGCTCTCTGGCCGACTCGGGAGGCTCGTCGTCTGCTTCTCCACCCATCTCGTCCTCCGAATCTCTCAACGGCTTGAAATTCGGGCAGAAAATCTATTTTGAGGATGCTGGTCCTGGGGCTCCGACCAAACAGAGTGGTGCGACCGGGTCCTCGTCTTCCGGGTCTAGCCCGCCGAAGAAGGTGAGGGGTGGTGGTGTGCTGCAGGGGGTTCAGCCACCTCGGTGTCAAGTCGAAGGGTGTAAGGCAGATCTGAGCGACTCTAAGGCTTACTATTCCAGGCACAAAGTCTGTGGCATGCATTCGAAGTCACCTAAGGTCATTGTTGCCGGCCTCGAGCAGAGGTTTTGTCAGCAGTGCAGCAGGTTTagtcacttttctttttcattgcaacacttcagaaaaaaaaaattcgaagcATTGGCAATACTTAAATTTGATTCCAGATTTTTATTCGTTATTCTGGTTATGATCTTTTGTGGATTTCACTTCCTGTTACTTGTGGCTCTGgaatttgtttggttgtttattATTTGGTCCGGTGTTGTGTTTCTGCATGTATAGATGGCTATTTGGAGCTGTgctttgattttaagtaacatTGTTGGTCGGTTTTGCGCCATTTTCCTCTGGATTATTGTTGTTCTACAAGTTTTCAGTGAGATggaattttgggtttttttgggTTAATTGTCTATCCGTTTCAAGTGTGTTTCATTAGTTTGGGAGTTGATTCTCTTGTATACGACTGGCATTGCCTTGATTTCTACGAAGAAAattatcataaagaaaaaaaaattgggggtTGATGTGGGCAGGCATTGTTGTTTCGTGACTGGACAGTTATGGTGGTTGTTCAGTTCCTCATGTattatacttcctgtgtacctgggctttgcctatttctatgaatataacttcttgattacctataaaaaaatatgtgtgtGCGAGTGTGTTCATCGACGGATGATCATTTCCATCCCAACTTCGAGAATATGTCGTCTTCTGAGCATATCACTATCAAATACTTAGGTGCAATCAAACTGCGTTCAACAGACAACTGTAGCTTGCTATATATTTCGTTGGAATGCGTAAATCTGTAAATTGATGTGCAAGTTGAAAAATCTAAACTAAGTTCTTTATTTAGAGCATTGTCATGTAGGATCATGAGCAACCCATATCTCATGTGGGGAGCACGACCATATGAGTTATGGGACCTGTCAATCAGACTACTGTCGAGAAGTCATGAGAAGCTGAATGTTCTTGACTTTCTCTTCTTTGTTTGCTGTAGTTGGTAATTTAGAAATCTGTGGTGACTTGAAATGGAATAGAGATTGATCTGTGAGCGTCATCAAAGGAAGTTAATTAGTCATGTGAAGCTGAATGTTCTTGAGTTTCTCTTCTTTGTTTGCTGTAGTTGGTAATTTAGAAATCGGAGCTGAGTTGAAATGGAATAGAGATTGATCTGTGAGGGTCATCAAAGGAAGTTAATCAGTCATGTGAATCTGTTAATCTTTTAAATGACTTTCTTCTGAATGCATTCCAGCTTCTCCATCTTCATGCATCGGATGACTTAATTctatttccttctttcttttcttgtatGGTAGTTAAAGCAAGACCTAGGGTTAACTTCACATGCTTGAAAGAGCCAGGTAGGCTAGCGGTTCTTTCAAGTGCGTGCATGTACCTAGTTAAATTTTTGCTCACCCATTGTAGTTGGTGGCATTGTGTGGGGTGCACGACTGGAGGTTAGTGAATCGCAGACCTGTTTACACCCCCACCCCCTAAAAGAAACAACTAAGGAATCCTTCAAATTCTTGTATGATGAATATATGTTGCCTATAGGATGCCCTGACGAGTCCAGGGAAACGAAGTGGATACAACTGAGTAATATGGCATGATATGATAGTCTCTCTTGAGGTTCAATTCAAGCTTTTATTCCCCTTTTTTGGGGGTACCTCATCAATTGAAATTTCTGACCTCACCCAATCGTACCTGGGATGTCTTTCGCATACCGAGATTGGGCTCCTTGTGCACTTTGAAGTTTGAGAGCTTGTCTCTGCATAGTCATGTGCATTGAACAGATATCATGTGAGGTTACTCAACTTTTGCAGTTACTTCTCAGGGACAATGAAGAGCATGCCACATCATAGGGGCAAGCAATTAGCCAACCTAaccttattaatattttaatggttctactttatatttttatgcctcattttcttgtatcaAATTTCTACTACTAAAGGTTTGCTTTTTTTACCAAATAATAGACAGGAATGCATTATATATCCAAACTAATAGCTACTGTATTAGTCTCTACCCAGATTTCATCGGCTTCCTGAATTTGACCAAGGAAAGAGAAGTTGTCGTAGGCGCCTTGCTGGGCATAATGAACGAAGGAGAAAGCCCCCACCTGGATCATCATTGTCCTTGCGCTATGGCCGACTTTCCTCATCTATCTTTGGTTAGACGTTCTTAgtagaatataattttcaaactcCGACTTTGCTATTTAACTGCGGACAAATATGTGGTTTTCATTTACGAGCTTAAAAACTTAAGGTTAATTGTTTGATTCTTAAAATGACAGGCAACAGCGGTAGAGGAGGTTTTCTGATGGACTTCACTGCATATCCAAGGCTTACTGGGAGGGATGCATGGCTAACTACTAGATCGTCTGAGCAGGTACCTGGAAATCAAACTACCACTTCGCCAGGGAAGTCTCTGCCACATCCATGGCAAAGAGACACTGAAAACCCTCCATCTGACCTTTATCTGCAAGGTTCAGCAAGGGAGGTCTGTTATCCTGGTCCTAGAATTGGTCCAGGAGAATGCTTCACAGGAGTCTTTGACTCAAGCtgtgctctctctcttctgtcaAATCAAACATGGGTCTCCAGAAGCCAAACATCAGGTCTTGGAGTGAAGGACTTGAATGCCGAAAGGGCACCTATGGCTCAACCAACAGCTCCTCACGGTACAGTTGTCAATCAGTTTTCAAGCAGCTCATGGGATTTGAAGGGCAATGAGGCTGGTGGCAGTTCACACGAGATGCCCCCTGATACAGGTTTAAACCATATTTCTCAGCCTCTCAATGGTCAGTTTGCTGGTGAGCTTGAGCCCTCTCAACAGAGGAGGCAATACATGGAAATCGAGCACTCCAGGGCTTATGACTCCTCCCCTCAGCATTTGCACTGGTCACTTTGACTGCCCGATTTGTGCTCTGGTTCGTATGGACATCTTATCCACTAAATACTTTTGAATGTTTGGCAGGTGATCATGTCTTTTTGTTGGGATAAACCCTATGTTACTCTTGGTCTGTGGtgtttaaaatttctaaaaccgAGAAGCAAGGTGTTCAGTTTTCACTACCTTGTTCGCATCTTGCTACTTCACTTTTGGAATCATCTGATAATGTTTGGTGTTGTATGAGTGGCTTAAAATGGTGGAGTTCATTGTGATATGGTCTGGTGCCTTGCGCACCAGCTGCTTTCTGGCCGTGGCAGCAAGAATCCCATGTCTTTGCGCAGCAGCAACACACGAACTCTTTTTTCAAGTGCCATGAAACCCTTTGTACTAGTCCAGCACCTCTCCAACCGAGGATAAATCCTTCATCGATAGGATGTGATAGATACATGTATTCTGAATAACGATGCCCAACAACTGGAGATTGGAGCGAGAATAGACGAACTGAAGGCGAGATTGGTGCTATGGATTTTGTTCGAAACGGCAAATTCTTACACGCCCAATCGAAATATCTTTTTGGGAAGTCCATGGTTTCATTGGCAAATTTTGGTAGATAAAAAAACGTTAAGGCcttgtttgaatttgaaatccatctcaactcactttatttcatctcattttattattacaatttttttaaatttttacacaatataataaacaattcaactttttcaaatttcaaaataactttatcaaattttcacacaaaatataataaataatttaatttttattctactatttataaactatctcaactcatctttaaatccaaatcaCACTTAAATCTTCCATGTTAAGTTAACGAGACGTTCCACTACTCAGAAAGATGGCTCCTGAAAATAATTGCGCGTATACTTTTCAAAATCAAGAAGATGATAACTGCTAATAATTGGCACCTATAAAACTATAAGCTCACCATAATACATGAACATAATTTGTAACGAATGCTGAAGAATTTACTTTTTGGAACAAGTGTTTTGGGACTTAAAACGCCTATATTGGTTTCAATTGAAAGCTACATGAAATAGAAAGTTATATTAGAAACCTGTTTGACATCTCGTTCAATTGGGAATGCAGAAAAGCTCAATTCCAATTTCCAGACCAGCATTTGAAGTACGTCCGGTGGCCTATTTGCACAACTAATTCACCGCTCTAGGTGAGAGGGTATATTAACCGGCAGAAAAATTTTCATTGACTGATGGACCCTGGAATCTCTATGAACAACATTATAGTGATGTGAGACGGTGTCCCGTAGATAAGTGCATTCCAATATGCAGTAGAGAACCGGGGGAAATATCATTTGATATCGGCAAGGACTTCAATCATCTGGGATAGCAAAAGTAGACCAAcatgaatttattaatttcctcaaaatatatAGATCAAGTTCTTCCACCTTTCTATACAATATCGTCATATTAGTTAGTGCCTGAGATCCTAAATACATGCACAACTGATCCATGAGAGAATTCAGCAcattcttcaacttttttaccTATGGTTCTCTATCCTTTAAATGATAGAATGGTGGAAGAATTTTCAACGGTATGCCAGATCTAATCCTTGATGAAAACCTTGGATAAAATCCCTCTTGAAAATCTTGTTTCCACTGCAGATCTCATCCTTGATGACAACCCTGGATAACATTGCGTCTTGGAAACTTGTTTCCACTGATCTCATCATGCGCAGGGGAAGTGAGTTAGGAACTCCTAGTTCAGTGGTCGTCTTCATCAGTTCCAGGGCAGTTGGCCAACAGAGACTCCATTGATTCGTACTGGAAAAGTTTTTTTGGAGGGGGGGGGTTTAGAATTTGGAGTTTAACATCATGAATGGCAACCCAAACAATCTTCAGCATGGCCTTTCAAGTACTACATAATTAAAGTCAACTTACCCGACATCCACAGAAGAGGCAGTACTGATGTTCATCTCTCAGTTTCATCAATATATCCAGCAAGTCCTGcatgtagtgtactgtgatcaTCACCCACTAGAGATTTACTAAGGTAAACAAGTAATGAACTTAGAAACAAGTATAACTGATGAAGAGAGatcaaaaatgaaaatcttgGCCATATTAAGATGGTAGATAGCAAAACAATGTTCTTTTTTGTTGATGCAATTTTCATACCCAAACATTGTGAATGAGGTGATGCCAAGTAAGTTTCCAGTCAAATCCTAATTGTCACCTAAATCAGTCCATGGAAGAAAAGCCACCGTTTCCAAACCACAATTCATGTTAATAACCAAGCCCACTGATAAAGAATGCAAGTAATAATTCATCaagcccacaaaaaaaaaaaaaaaaaaaaattgtcaacaTTTGGATCCATGACAATCACTAAGACACTCCAATCTTCCACAATACAAGTCAGAATAACTATAAAAACATGATTTCAATTCCAATTATATTGCGCCAACCACTGCATTACATTCCAACACTAGAACCAAGTTACTCTATAAGCTAAAAAAGAAATGCTCCACTAGTAACCAGTTTCCACGTACCAAAATACAAAACTAGCTAAAGCAAAAA
This genomic interval from Juglans regia cultivar Chandler chromosome 3, Walnut 2.0, whole genome shotgun sequence contains the following:
- the LOC109008101 gene encoding squamosa promoter-binding-like protein 9, producing the protein MEMGSSSLADSGGSSSASPPISSSESLNGLKFGQKIYFEDAGPGAPTKQSGATGSSSSGSSPPKKVRGGGVLQGVQPPRCQVEGCKADLSDSKAYYSRHKVCGMHSKSPKVIVAGLEQRFCQQCSRFHRLPEFDQGKRSCRRRLAGHNERRRKPPPGSSLSLRYGRLSSSIFGNSGRGGFLMDFTAYPRLTGRDAWLTTRSSEQVPGNQTTTSPGKSLPHPWQRDTENPPSDLYLQGSAREVCYPGPRIGPGECFTGVFDSSCALSLLSNQTWVSRSQTSGLGVKDLNAERAPMAQPTAPHGTVVNQFSSSSWDLKGNEAGGSSHEMPPDTGLNHISQPLNGQFAGELEPSQQRRQYMEIEHSRAYDSSPQHLHWSL